In a genomic window of candidate division WOR-3 bacterium:
- a CDS encoding T9SS type A sorting domain-containing protein, translated as GEERTNTTDPLAVSALSTIPPGTTIPCTLFVSGDSADYATKFAVQLRVGEPPPQPGTIIWGPKVCPGMPTDWGLYGVAYNTRDSLIYCIYFFSAQAYKYTSDSFLQARGTIPLPEDSCTDIDYCEYDNTFWVVANPSKRVYKITPSGSVIRYFSVTQADYPVGVTEHEAAHLVYVSDRRSTTNQQRIFVFDTLGNLQTTITHPVSGYYGTRCLALDYHRPGNPPSLLNIFTWFDAGGTALESCAVTEIDRASGALLNRFRFVNTEWNIRGVEYDPRDGSYWVTIMQYTSGSNNMIFKMVGFNYGVGVAEGPGTGRLERVQLQVRPNPFREQTVMAIRLTEPSAVDLEIYDRSGRLVRNLGRAVPVVTQTEFIWDGTDDFHRSVAPGIYFYRIRDGQRELWGKMVLTR; from the coding sequence GGCGAGGAGCGGACCAACACCACCGACCCGCTGGCAGTCTCAGCCCTGAGCACCATTCCGCCCGGCACCACCATCCCCTGCACCCTGTTTGTCTCCGGCGACAGCGCCGACTATGCAACGAAGTTTGCAGTTCAGCTGCGGGTAGGGGAACCGCCGCCTCAGCCGGGAACGATCATCTGGGGTCCGAAGGTCTGTCCGGGAATGCCGACCGACTGGGGTTTGTACGGCGTAGCTTATAACACCCGGGACAGTCTGATTTACTGCATCTATTTCTTCAGTGCCCAGGCTTACAAGTATACTTCCGACTCCTTCCTGCAGGCGCGCGGAACGATACCACTGCCCGAGGATTCCTGCACCGATATCGACTACTGCGAGTATGATAATACCTTCTGGGTGGTTGCCAATCCTTCCAAGCGGGTTTATAAAATAACGCCCAGCGGTTCGGTAATCCGTTACTTTTCAGTGACGCAGGCGGATTATCCGGTCGGGGTGACTGAACATGAGGCGGCTCACCTTGTCTATGTCAGCGACCGCCGGAGTACGACCAATCAGCAGCGGATTTTTGTGTTTGATACGCTGGGAAATCTTCAGACGACAATTACTCATCCGGTTTCCGGATATTACGGGACAAGGTGTCTGGCGCTTGACTACCATCGTCCCGGGAATCCGCCTTCACTGCTGAATATCTTTACCTGGTTTGATGCGGGTGGCACAGCGCTTGAATCCTGCGCGGTTACCGAGATTGACCGGGCGAGCGGTGCGCTGCTGAACCGGTTCCGTTTTGTCAATACCGAATGGAATATCCGGGGTGTTGAGTATGACCCGCGGGATGGTTCGTACTGGGTGACGATTATGCAGTATACCTCCGGTTCCAATAATATGATTTTCAAGATGGTAGGCTTCAACTATGGCGTCGGCGTGGCTGAAGGACCCGGGACCGGGCGGCTGGAGCGGGTGCAGCTGCAGGTGCGTCCGAATCCCTTCCGTGAGCAGACGGTCATGGCGATAAGGCTGACAGAACCGTCAGCGGTTGATCTCGAGATCTATGACCGCAGCGGCCGGCTGGTCCGGAATCTGGGACGGGCAGTCCCGGTGGTCACCCAGACGGAGTTCATCTGGGACGGTACGGATGACTTTCACCGCAGTGTTGCCCCGGGAATATACTTTTACCGGATTCGGGATGGTCAGCGTGAACTGTGGGGGAAAATGGTGCTTACCCGCTGA
- the tuf gene encoding elongation factor Tu gives MAKAKFERKKPHVNVGTIGHVDHGKTTLTSAITKVLATKGLATYTTYDQVAKASEAHGRRDETKILTIAVSHVEYESEKRHYAHIDCPGHADYIKNMITGAAQMDGAILVVSAADGPMPQTTEHILLARQVNVPAVVVYLNKVDLVDDPDLIELVSEEIKDILNKYGFPGDKTPIIRGSALKALQEDSGPNVDSIWELIKALDDFIPEPVRDIDKPFLMPIEDIFSITGRGTVVTGRVERGILKPGSEVEIIGFGKHDKVVVTSIEMFRKVLDDARAGDNVGLLLRGVSKEEVERGMVVAAPGSIKPYKKFKAEVYVLTKEEGGRHTPFFPGYRPQFYIRTTDVTGTVQLPPGVEMVMPGDHVTMEIELITPVALEQNSKFAIREGGRTVGAGTVVEIIE, from the coding sequence ATGGCTAAGGCAAAGTTTGAACGGAAGAAACCGCATGTCAATGTCGGGACGATCGGTCATGTGGACCACGGTAAAACGACCTTGACATCGGCGATTACCAAGGTGCTCGCAACCAAGGGGCTGGCGACCTATACAACCTATGATCAGGTGGCAAAAGCCAGCGAAGCCCACGGCCGGCGGGATGAGACGAAGATTCTGACAATCGCAGTTTCGCATGTGGAGTATGAGAGTGAGAAAAGACATTACGCCCATATCGACTGTCCGGGGCACGCTGATTACATCAAGAACATGATCACCGGCGCCGCCCAGATGGACGGGGCGATTCTGGTGGTTTCGGCAGCGGACGGCCCGATGCCGCAGACAACCGAGCACATTCTGCTGGCACGGCAGGTTAATGTGCCGGCGGTCGTGGTCTATCTGAATAAAGTGGATCTGGTTGACGATCCGGATCTCATTGAACTGGTTTCTGAAGAAATCAAGGACATTCTGAATAAATACGGATTCCCGGGAGATAAGACACCGATTATCAGGGGCAGTGCACTGAAGGCACTGCAGGAGGATTCCGGACCGAATGTGGACTCAATCTGGGAGCTGATCAAGGCGCTGGATGATTTCATTCCGGAGCCGGTCCGGGACATCGACAAGCCGTTCCTGATGCCGATCGAGGACATTTTCTCAATTACCGGACGCGGTACGGTAGTTACCGGCAGAGTGGAACGGGGAATCCTCAAACCCGGCAGTGAAGTGGAAATCATCGGCTTTGGCAAGCATGATAAGGTGGTAGTTACCAGCATTGAGATGTTCCGCAAGGTTCTGGATGATGCGCGGGCTGGTGACAATGTCGGTCTCCTGCTGCGGGGTGTGAGCAAGGAGGAAGTGGAACGGGGTATGGTTGTGGCAGCGCCGGGTTCGATCAAACCCTACAAGAAATTCAAAGCCGAGGTTTATGTTCTGACCAAGGAGGAAGGTGGAAGGCATACACCGTTCTTCCCCGGTTACCGGCCGCAGTTTTATATCCGCACGACCGATGTCACCGGCACGGTTCAGCTGCCCCCCGGTGTGGAGATGGTGATGCCTGGTGACCATGTGACGATGGAGATTGAGCTGATTACGCCCGTTGCGCTGGAGCAGAATTCCAAATTCGCAATTCGCGAGGGTGGCCGGACAGTGGGTGCAGGAACGGTAGTCGAGATTATTGAGTAA
- the rpmG gene encoding 50S ribosomal protein L33: MRIFVTLACAECKSRNYHTDKNKKKTQRMELKKFCPSCKKHTVHKEVK, encoded by the coding sequence ATGCGTATATTTGTTACCCTGGCTTGTGCAGAGTGCAAGAGTCGGAATTATCATACGGACAAGAATAAAAAGAAAACTCAGCGGATGGAATTGAAGAAATTCTGTCCCAGCTGTAAAAAACATACAGTTCACAAGGAGGTTAAATAG
- the secE gene encoding preprotein translocase subunit SecE — MNIWKKIKEYIKDVISELKKVSWVKPRELWTTTLVVIAFSAVLGGFIGLCDFIFSRLLALILR, encoded by the coding sequence ATGAATATCTGGAAAAAAATTAAAGAGTACATCAAGGATGTAATCAGTGAACTGAAAAAAGTAAGCTGGGTAAAACCGCGTGAACTCTGGACTACCACACTGGTGGTTATTGCTTTTTCGGCGGTACTGGGCGGGTTCATCGGTTTGTGTGACTTTATTTTCTCCCGTTTGCTGGCACTGATTCTGCGGTAA